From the genome of Brassica oleracea var. oleracea cultivar TO1000 chromosome C4, BOL, whole genome shotgun sequence:
TACGGATTCGGATTATATTGGTTCGGTTCGGATATAACCGAAGTAAAAAAGCAAAAAACTTGAAGCAAAACATAAAGAAAAACATCTAAATTAAATAAAAATTAATGTATCACACGTAAAATTGATAAAATAACAATACAATGTGAAATCAAACATGAAAACAAACATTATTTGTAAACAATATGTATTGCCTTATAGAGAGTAGACTTTTTTATTTCAATGAACAAATTATAAAATACTTATTTATAACTAATTGTGTACTTAAATTATTTATTAAAATTTTAATATTTATTGTTATATATCATATTACCAGAAATTTTGAATTTAATAATTGAAATACTTATATATATTTCAAAATATTTATATTAACTATTAATTTTGGATTTTCGGGTTATCCGTTCGGATTCGGTTAATAACAGGATTCGGTTAATAACACTTCGGGTTCAGATATTTTTTGTACCACCCTACAAGACCCGTTCCAGTATTTTTACATTTCGGGTCGGATAACGGGTCGGGTTCGGTTCGGATTTCGGGTTCCGGATTTTATGCTGAGGCCTAAACAAGACTATGTGATGGTACCGAATTGAAGACTAGAGCAAGATTAACTGTCATTTGCATTTGGTTAAAGATGGTTAAACTGGGAAGGGAGAGAGAAGGTTACGATAGGTTATATGTTTTTTTTTGTAACAAATGTTATATGTTTTTAACCAATATTATGTGTAAAGTTTTGGTTGGGCTAATCATAACATGGAGTATAATGTCAAATCGTTCTACATCAAAATGTGCACAAATAAACTACGGTTGGAGTATAGACAATGAAAAGTTTATTACTCATTATTAAGGTCGAGAAAAGCATATGTTATTTAACGTTTTAAAACTAAGGTAAGACATAATGATTTCGTACTTCGTCATTAAAACAAAACAACATTAAAGAGAAAACCAAGACAATTAAAAACCGCTGCCATTACTCAAATTTCGATATCAGAGTAATTAGCAATAATTAACCTGATGACAACATGTTTATTTTTGTAGTAATAGCGAATAGGCTAGGACAAAGTCCGCATGTTTCTCCACAGAGAAACCTCAACATTTAATCAAATCCAGTTCCCAACCTGTTCGTGCGCTCCAGGATAATAAATAATACTAATTGAATTATTAACAATTCAGCTTTCTCCAAATACGACTACTCTAGTATCAATGATAGGAGGCATTATTATTCACGAGCTAATAAAAAGGCTCGTTAGGCGAATATAACCACTGGTTATTAACCAGAACCAAACAGTTAGGTTTTTGTACATCACAAAATCGCCTCTCATCTTTTTGTATTTATCCGCTGTTACTGGCTCTATGTCAGTAGTTGTCTCTCAAGTGGCAATTTATTTATTACCAACATATTTATATTTATGATATTTTCATAGCTAATTTGGTAGTAATACCTTTTATTGTGTGGAATCTAACTGTAAGCCATGTTTAGGATGGTCTAACCTCATGTTAAGACAGTTTGCATATACCTTTTATACATTTACGTTGAGAGCTTTTCTTATCCACACATTAAAAATAACAATATGGTTCTCCATGCAAAGATTTTATAGAGACAATGCAACTAATAGTACTGGCAAACAAAATTATTTAACAATCCTTTATTTTTACTAGTACTTTCTCTATTGCTTAAGGGTTGTCGGAACAAAAGAGAGGGAGAGAGGAAGGGGAAACGCAACAGCCCAGTGACAGACAGTTATTAATAAATTTCCCAGAGAAAACCAAAAACAAGCAAAAAAAAAAAAAAAATCTTATCCTCTCTCAAAGCTCCTTTTGTTCTTCTATTAGTCATCATCAATGGTGGTTAAACGATCCAAAACCTCGTCATAATTGTCCACATCTTCTTCCTTTATCTATATAACCCTAATTTTGCCGCTACTTCACTACACCCTGTCTTCAAAATTTAAACTTTATTCCTCTTTCACTTTTCTTCAAACTTTCCCTAAAAACCCCCAAAACTGGTCAATACGCCCAATCCGAAGGTAACCGAGGCTCGTTCACTGTCTGCTCTATCATCATCTGGCTCGAGTACCCACCATTGTTACTCCTCTGTCTCCACGACGCATCTGTTTATTAAACCCCGAACAATTGGAACAATAGATTATAAATTTGACAACTTGATTAAAATAGAAAGAGTATTAAACCAAATTATTATGGGTTTGTTTGTTATACCGTTGAAACTAGCCGAAGACCGGACTGGTGTCTGGTGGACCACAGATTCGTTTAGGTTAAGGACATGCGCCACTCTAGCCGGAACCAAAACCGTACCAAGAGCTAAACCCAGAGAGAACATTTCTATCAGAAAATATACAAAAACAAAATAAATATTGGACGGCTAGGATTAAAAGTCTGTAAAACTTACTGGGTTTCTTGCGAGTCTGGGCGGTTACAGGGGAACGAGGCAAGAACACGCCGGTTCCGGTTGAACCACGTTTTCCGGTACGGTCACCGAGGGAAACAGCACGCCTCTGTGGCTGGGTACACCATGCAGATGGAGACAAGTCCATATGACCACTACTTTTTATATGATTATTCACCCTCTGCTGCGCCAATTGGCGATTGTATTTCATCAACTGCTGCTCCTTCAGCTGCTGAAACTGCACCGAGAAGACAAAAAAAAATCAGCATCAACTCGGAAAATAAAAAACAAATGTCGACAAAGCGTTGGTTAGAGAGATGCGATTTGATTTACTTGAATAGCTTGTAGCTTCTGGTACTGGAGAGATTGGCGGCTGTAGAAGCCGGAGCCGTGGTTAGAGATTTTAGCTGCGGCGAGGGGGTGTTTTCCGGGATGATCAAGAGGTCCTCTGCCACTATGATGGTTGTTGTAACCAGTCAGACTCATCATCGCCAGTTCCTCTGTGGCGGCACAGTACATATCCCACGCCGCCGCCTGAGAAGAAACTCGCGCCTGACAGCTGTATCCACCTCCACACCGAGTCATATCCCACGCCTGAACAAACACCATAAGCAACAGCTAAAAATCACAAATCTAAGGGATACAGAGAGAAGATGATGATGATATAGAAGTTCGAGAGTTACCATGGCGTCGTCATCTTCAAGAGTTGACTGAACCATTTTCCGGCTTAATCCGGCTAAGAAGCTCTCTTCGTCGCCATGACTCGGCTCGTACGGGAACACCGACTCTTTGTTCTCCTTCTCAACGAGGAAATCGTCAGTGAGAAACTCCGTCGGAAGCCAGAACTCAGCGTCGTCGACTAAGCAGGCAGGTTCCATGGCTGCTTCGTAAAGTTTCGGTAGTGAGATTGAGAGATCGAAAGGGTCCCAGTTTCAGAGGAGGGAAAGAGAATGAGAGAGGTTTTTGTAGGAGAAGAAGATGAAGTGGTGGTGGTGGGGGAGAGGTTTACTTTCCACGCGCCTGCTTTTAAAATGGACTCCACGCGCTTTGGATACAGCGTACAGGGAGGAGTGAGTGTGGGCCTACATCTGAGCTACTACGACGGGGGTAATGGCAAGTACGCTAGTGGGACATACTCTCTGAACACGTGATAGGGTTAAAACCGTAATCTTCTCGGCACGTGTCTTGGTTTAGTTTACGGGATTACCCTTTCAACTTGCGGTCCCCAGATTCATCATCATGATTTGATTTTATCCCTTTTGTGTGTATAATAGGGGCATTGAATGTGAAAACGTGTATCAGACGTTTTTGATTCGAGTTTAGCTTTTGTACCGTTGTATTTTTTGCCATTTATGGTTACACACACAAGTCGCGTCTCTTCTCTGAGTACGTTGAACTTTTTCGTGATTTCAAATGATTATATAAAAAAATACGTTACAACAAAAAAAAACAGATTGAATATAGAATACTAGTAGAGAGGCCTAATACCGTAATTTGACCAGAAGATATGGTGTCACACCACGGCTTACCGTCGTGGAAAGCGCGTTTATTTAGTTTCTTCGATGGGTACTTTGTAGCTAGGTTACTCAAATGACTGTTTTGCCACTCGAACCTTAAGAATTTCCGTTGGATTTTCTATAACGGTGCCAAACCAGATGGATTCTCTTAACTGCACAGCACGTTAACGTGACGTGGCAAGACACGTGTTATATTTTAATTAGTTGTCTTTGTCAATATGACATTTGGCTCCATATCAGAACCCACTTGGCGAACGGGGAACGGGACGTGATTCTTCGCTTAGAAGTTATTCCATCCCAGTTTCCACTAGTTTTATTCATTTTAAATTACAACTTTAAAGTTTTTTCTAAAATAAATTTTATACTAAATTATAAAGTAGATTACGTAAATCAAAAGTTTAGTCGACTATAACACAAGGATAAACATGAGATGTCACTGACGATAAAAGAACATGAGATGTCTGTCGCAAGGTTGACAATTAAAAAGGGATTGTTGTTGTATTTTATCTACTTGAGCTAATATTTGCGCTTTACGCGAGATGAATTTAAGTAACGGTGATGTAAAATAAATTTCATATTTGTATTTTACTTTCATAATACATAGAAGAAATAACATTTATGAGATAATGTATGTTAAGAATTTATAGTAATTATCTCTATTAAAAAGAAGGTGCATTTCATATTTTCACGTTTGTTTTGGACAGTGTTTTAAAAACCGGACCGGACCGGTCGATCGAACAGGTCAGACCATGACTCGTTGAAGAAGCCGAGTCCCGTTCAGTTTAAATCGGGATATGAAAGTAATCGGTTAAACCGGCTAAAACCGGTTCAAAACCGGTGATCTGGATCATCTTCAAAACTTTGTTCTAAAAAAATCAATATATAATTAATGCATTTTGAGTTGTTATGATAATTAATGTATCACTATTTAACTCAGGTTCTTTTTAATTTTATTTTAAATAAAAATACATAGTAAAAAATCTCTTTTTGGCTCATATACTATTCTAACTTTGTTATATTTATAAAATTCAAAACTTTAGTTATAAGAATAAATAAATACGGTAACTTAAACGGTCAATTATTTGATTTTACTAAATTAAATTTAAATAGTATTCACTTATTTACTGTATATGTATATGTAACTAGAGCTTACTGTTTATTTCCTAATTAAGAAAAGAGAACTGAGAGCGAATTATAGGAATATTCTTTAGACACACACATATATATATATATATATATACATATATTTTGTTTTCTTAAAAAAAAAAATAGAAATCTTGGTTCAACCGATTAAACCGGTCCAGCCAGTATTTATACCGAGTCGGTATCTGGTTTGATTTTCAAAACATTTTTTTTGGACTTATAATTCATATAAATTAGACTATTGAAAATTTTGATGGGCCAACTCCTGCAAACTCAAACAGAGCATTTTACTATTGTAAAAAATCGAAGGAACAACAAAGTCAATAAATCACATCCCTTCGGTATAATCTCAAGAGATTTCAAAAAAAAAAAACACTATAATCTCAAGAGTTCGTATAGATTCAGTAAAGTTTATTTTATAAAACAACAACTATGAAAAAAAATGAACAATACTGTGTGCCAGAAATCACTTAAAAAAATTTATTTATACTATTAAAACATGAGTACATTTTGTATTTAGCCCTGAGTTTTATTCAATATTTACCACTTTATGCCACTGGAATTAAATAAATTGTCGTTTTAAAATTTTTCTTAACCACCCTGTATTAATTGAGATCACTTAACCTTAAATAAGTTTTATAGACGGTGGCTTAAAGGTCTTCTTCTCCGTTTTTTTTTTGTTTCATGAACATTTTTTTTCTCCATTCTTCCAAGTCTTGTTCTTCATTCTTTTACGCTCTTTGTTTGATGGATTCAAGTCGAGGAGAAGGCTAGATAGGAGTTTTGCGGAATTGAGTTATTTCTTTCTCCGTCGTGGTTGTTTGTGGTTTTAGATTGGTTGGGTTCCATTGCAAGTCAAGACGTCAGTGGATTTTCACTAAGCTTCGGTGTGGTTTCGTAAGTTGCAGCGGGAGTGACCGATTGAGAATGAATCACGATTTGGCTGGAGTGAGGCGAGTCAAGACGTCAGTGGATTTTCACTAAGCTCCGGTGTGGTTTCGTAAGTTGCAGCGGGAGTGACCGATTGAGAATGAATCACGACTTCGCTGGAGTGAGTTGGCTCAGGAGATCGCGGCTGCGTTGGTTAGGAGAAGGCCACGAGTTCGGTTAAATAGGGTTTCTTAATTTGCATCCGGTTTTGTAGTTAGTTTTTTTTTATTTTATCTATAAAATTATTAACCAATTCTGGTTTGGTAACCGAACCGAACGTATATGGATTATCTTTTAATAGAAAACTAGGATAAGACCCGCGCCTTGCGCGGGATTAAGTTATTATTTTTATTATATTTTGGAGAATGAAACAATAGTTTGGCTTCATTTGGATTACGGGTGTTCAACCCGGATATCGGGTTAGTTTCGGTTCGGTTCGGTTTTTTTCGGTATTTGGTTAGTAAAATATAACTACTATTCTAAATCAATATTTACATTGACTTTAGTCTTTCACATACTTTTGAAAGATTTCAACTGGACGACTAAATTGATCAGCCAATCTTGTTGCTTTAAATCATTAGTGTTTATATATATATATTATTTAGTTTGAATATTTATTAAATAAAAATTCATATGCGTTATATTTTATGATCATTTGTAACTTATTATAACAAAAAAANNNNNNNNNNNNNNNNNNNNNNNNNNNNNNNNNNNNNNNNNNNNNNNNNNNNNNNNNNNNNNNNNNNNNNNNNNNNNNNNNNNNNNNNNNNNNNNNNNNNNNNNNNNNNNNNNNNNNNNNNNNNNNNNNNNNNNNNNNNNNNNNNNNNNNNNNNNNNNNNNNNNNNNNNNNNNNNNNNNNNNNNNNNNNNNNNNNNNNNNNNNNNNNNNNNNNNNNNNNNNNNNNNNNNNNNNNNNNNNNNNNNNNNNNNNNNNNNNNNNNNNNNNNNNNNNNNNNNNNNNNNNNNNNNNNNNNNNNNNNNNNNNNNNNNNNNNNNNNNNNNNNNNNNNNNNNNNNNNNNNNNNNNNNNNNNNNNNNNNNNNNNNNNNNNNNNNNNNNNNNNNNNNNNNNNNNNNNNNNNNNNNNNNNNNNNNNNNNNNNNNNNNNNNNNNNNNNNNNNNNNNNNNNNNNNNNNNNNNNNNNNNNNNNNNNNNNNNNNNNNNNNNNNNNNNNNNNNNNNNNNNNNNNNNNNNNNNNNNNNNNNNNNNNNNNNNNNNNNNNNNNNNNNNNNNNNNNNNNNNNNNNNNNNNNNNNNNNNNNNNNNNNNNNNNNNNNNNNNNNNNNNNNNNNNNNNNNNNNNNNNNNNNNNNNNNNNNNNNNNNNNNNNNNNNNNNNNNNNNNNNNNNNNNNNNNNNNNNNNNNNNNNNNNNNNNNNNNNNNNNNNNNNNNNNNNNNNNNNNNNNNNNNNNNNNNNNNNNNNNNNNNNNNNNNNNNNNNNNNNNNNNNNNNNNNNNNNNNNNNNNNNNNNNNNNNNNNNNNNNNNNNNNNNNNNNNNNNNNNNNNNNNNNNNNNNNNNNNNNNNNNNNNNNNNNNNNNNNNNNNNNNNNNNNNNNNNNNNNNNNNNNNNNNNNNNNNNNNNNNNNNNNNNNNNNNNNNNNNNNNNNNNNNNNNNNNNNNNNNNNNNNNNNNNNNNNNNNNNNNNNNNNNNNNNNNNNNNNNNNNNNNNNNNNNNNNNNNNNNNNNNNNNNNNNNNNNNNNNNNNNNNNNNNNNNNNNNNNNNNNNNNNNNNNNNNNNNNNNNNNNNNNNNNNNNNNNNNNNNNNNNNNNNNNNNNNNNNNNNNNNNNNNNTATTTATTTTATTATTAAATGATATTTTTTACTCATATGTTTTTAAAATCATGTGTATCTTCTTATAATAAAATTGTTAAACCATTGATCATTAATTTTTAACATAATAATTTTAATAGTTTTAGTCATTTATTGTCGTTTTTAAAAATTCAAAATATAACATATACGAAAAAATCTAAATTTTATTTTTATAGCTAATTTGATTGTTTAATTTATTTTAATAATATAAAATTAAACAAAAAATGATGGAGGAGATATAAATTGTTATCAAATCTTTATTATTAAAATCATTAATTGTCATATATATATTAGTCATTTATGGTAATTCCGTAGGTTTTATTTAAGGAAAGAAAATATCATATCATATCATTATATCATATAGTTTGACCAACTTATGTATCTAACAACATATAAAAATCGAATGTGGACCTACTTATTTTTCAATTGAATGTAATTGACTACCTAATTGAGTGCCACCTATGCATTGGGGCCTCTTTTAATTAATACAAAATTGAGGTTACATCTTTTCAAATGTTCCTCAATTAATATATAAGGGATATTAATTGCTCCTCCATATTTACCATAAGCTACATTGGATTTGTCAACACATATGTATGTTTAGAAACTATTAGTTTTGATCGATATGGTTTGATTTATCTACCAACGAAATAACTATTATAAAGTTATAAACCAGGTCGGTTTTACCAAAATACATTAGAACAAATTATTGATTTTTCCTAAAAGAATCAATTCTGTTTATGTAGTGCAATATATGTTGTTCAACTGATATATGCATAACTTTCTGTTAATGTATAATTTATATGTATTACATTTGGTCATACAATCTATTATGATAGCTAGGAGGAAGTTTGTTGATATTATAATAAAATACAATTCTAGACATTGAAATGTTAGTTAATTTACATTTCAAAATGCATTTTGATAGGAGGACGCTTTTTAAAGTTGTTTTAATATTATTTTTAAAAATATCTCATGTTTTAATAGTATTAGATACATTTAATATAATTTAAAAATAATGATTCAACTAAAAACTCACACATGAAAAAAATTGTGTACTTTTCTTTAACATAATAGGTTTGAAGTATTATTCATGATTCACGGCATCTATATATCATCTACATAAAAAATACCCAATCGATTCCAATGTACAAACCCAATTGATTCATATTTCTTTAAATTCGAAAAACCAAAACCGAGCGGAACTTCAATATTAAAAATATGATAAAATATTAATTATCCGGATTCAGGATTTTTGGATATTCATAAGTAAAAGATATCCAAAACTCCTCAATTACCTGAGTTTTTTTGGGTTTAATTAGAGGTTTTAGATGTTTTTAAAACTTTAACCAAACTCAATCTATTCATAATTCGGTTCCAATTCGGGTTTTATAACAATAGAAAATGGATCCAAACCAAATAAAACCATTAAATTGTTGTGTTTTGAATATGTAATTATCGAAAAACAAACATCCGCGCGGACACGCGGATCAGAAGCTAGTCTCTATTATTAAAAGAGAAGTACACATTAAAATATACCCCTAAGTTTTCTAACTTATTTACACTTCCATGCCACTGAGAATTAAATTAAACTACCTATTTTAATGTTTGTCTTTTCCAGTTAAATTAATGAGTTTTCCTTAATCAAATTTAAATTTAATGTCATTAAATGAACCTAAAAATACATTATATTTAACGTAGCTTATTACGTACGAGTACGGCCCAATAATGAACTTGAATTTTATTTTTACGAAAACGTGAATCACTTGACTTTTGTAATATTTAAAATATATTAACTACAATATTTTTTTTTTGTCAAGGGTTTCTTTCATTCATAACTCAAAAGAGAGTAAAAGTGAAACATAGTCTGAAAAACACATACATAGCAAAAGCAACAGCCAAACATACTGCTGTGCACTGATAAAACTTAAATGATAACAGAGTGAAGGGAGTGGCAAGGTTTGTGATGTCAAGAAGACAACCTGCGATCCCATTCAAACACATCCCTGAATGCAGGGCAGAGAAGAAGACATTAGAGTCTGAAAATACTTGAAGCTTTGAGAGTTCAGCACACGATCCTGCAAGAAGAGCTTCCTGCAACGCCAAGGTTTCGACAGCAAAGGTTGAAACCACATATAGAATAGAGCATTGAGAGCCATGGGCTACATACATACCATGGATATACCAACCGAAACCTCCATTTTTAAAAGCATCAATCTCTGCAACCATAGAAACCAGAGCCGACAAGTCAAGGGTCCTAATACGAACCTCATACGGAGGTACTAAAAGGAGATAAAACAGAGTAACATCCTCATACTGAGGTAAAGTCAGATCCTCATACTGAGGTAAAGGCAGCGAGCTTGTAACATCCTCAACCAGAGGTAAGAGAAGATTCAAAGAGAGGGCAACATCCTCATTCAGAGGTAAATGATTCATCTTGACACAACTAATACCTAAAACAAGGTAATACTCATCCATGTAGGGCTTGTTGCAAAAAGAAACAGAGAAGATACCTTCTGAACGAAGAGAGGTTCCTACAAAGAGAAACCATGGCTCGATCTGGAAAGTGAGACTGGACTGAAATCTACACTCTGGACTGAAATCTACACGTAGTAGAAACTCGCACTCCAAATGATACGAAAACAGATCTGGTTAAACCCTTGGTCGTTGCAAAGAAACTTAAAGGAGTAACTGCAACCACAGGAACCGGAGAACTGACGGAAGGTTCGAGGATGTGTAGAGGAGCGAGGAGGCGAATGAGGGCGGCTGTAGGGTCTGAAGGTTCCAGAGAGATGATTAGAGAGCAAGCTTCAAGAGGAGGGGGCTTACACGGTAACGGCGGCGGATCTGGAGGAGGCCTGATACACGATGGAGGAGCAGTCACCATCAAGACCATGGAGAGAGAGCAGAGCTACTTCAGAGGAAGGAGGAAGGAGCGGCGGAGCTAGGGCAGAAGAGATCCATCCGAGCGGCGCACCTTGACTTACTATACTTTGATTGCGAATCAAGTTTTATATAGTCAACTAACATCATGCATTGATCGATGTACAATATTCAAACCACCTATAGTTTTCGTTTTCTTTATAGGATGTATCAACCAACCAATCATCCCATTGATTTTCTAAGCTTTATAAAAAAACAAATCAATAAATACAAACTCAAAATCCAATATCTTCTATTAATCAAAACAAAATATCTTCAATGTCGTATCTTTAATGTACCTATTAAATATAGAAACTGTAACCATAATTACACTAATTATAAGAATATATTTGATTTCAACCAATTGATCTATTACTTCAGTAATTGATTTGCTTGCAGAAGAGAAAATAATAAATTTAAAATTTATAAGAATATAAAGATATAGAGATTCCAACCAATTGCCTATATTTGCGTATGATTTCCGCATAATAAGCTTCAAATTGAACATTGAAAAAGATAGAGAGATTTTTTTTAATCTTTTACTGACACAAACTTAAACAAAACGAAGAGTTAAATGTAATTTTTTTTTGTTACACTTCCCGGAAAAAAACGGTTACAACAACGGATTTCATAATATGGCCTTTTAACATATTAATGTTATGGACATTTAATAATTATCTTGACGAAAAACAAAGACTATAAATAATTTATTATTAATAAAATTATGAAATTATTTACAATTTGATGACTAATTCATCGCCCTTTTTTATATGTTAAATTTTTCATAGAAGTTTAAAAATCATTTTATTTTCTTTAAACATGTATAAATAATTTATAATCTTTTATGCCATATTAAGTCATAATATAATATTTCTTTATATTTTACATTAATAACCATTGTTTTTATATATCGTCTACAATTCTCTAATTACGTCTATTTGTTCAATTTTTTTATATGATATCTAATATTCATCGTAAATAGATGGTTTAAGATGCCAAAAAAATATTTACTTGGTGAATATAATACATCAAATATTACAAATACATTATTTAGTTAAATAAATAACCAAAAACCGAAAATTCAAATCCGCGCTGGCGCGCGGATCAGGGTCTAGTATATATTAAAACTAATATCAGATACCAAAGTATTTCTAGTGTGGCAAGACCAAATAATATTTGAGACCTTGCTGTGTCTGTGATGTATTCAAATAAAGGGTTTCAAGTGGGAAACAAAGTTTAAAAAGATAAGAGATGAAAACAAAATTGTTGATATGGCTTTCGTTTGTAGAATGAAATCTGATAGGTAGTGGCATTATAAATGGTGTGCTCAGTGAATGCCATTACCATATATTCAAAAATTATTGAGTAGGATATTACATATGAATTGCTCAATTTGTGATAACATAACTATAGTAGGGCTTTTTGCAAAATTGACATACAACTTAAAGTCAAACACAAAACTAACCTTTTTTTTTTTNNNNNNNNNNNNNNNNNNNNNNNNNNNNNNNNNNNNNNNNNNNNNNNNNNNNNNNNNNNNNNNNNNNNNNNNNNNNNNNNNNNNNNNNNNNNNNNNNNNNNNNNNNNNNNNNNNNNNNNNNNNNNNNNNNNNNNNNNNNNNNNNNNNNNNNNNNNNNNNNNNNNNNNNNNNNNNNNNNNNNNNNNNNNNNNNNNNNNNNNNNNNNNNNNNNNNNNNNNNNNNNNNNNNNNNNNNNNNNNNNNNNNNNNNNNNNNNNNNNNNNNNNNNNNNNNNNNNNNNNNNNNNNNNNNNNNNNNNNNNNNNNNNNNNNNNNNNNNNNNNNNNNNNNNNNNNNNNNNNNNNNNNNNNNNNNNNNNNNNNNNNNNNNNNNNNNNNNNNNNNNNNNNNNNNNNNNNNNNNNNNNNNNNNNNNNNNNNNNNNNNNNNNNNNNNNNNNNNNNNNNNNNNNNNNNNNNNNNNNNNNNNNNNNNNNNNNNNNNNNNNNNNNNNNNNNNNNNNNNNNNNNNNNNNNNNNNNNNNNNNNNNNNNNNNNNNNNNNNNNNNNNNNNNNNNNNNNNNNNNNNNNNNNNNNNNNNNNNNNNNNNNNNNNNNNNNNNNNNNNNNNNNNNNNNNNNNNNNNNNNNNNNNNNNNNNNNNNNNNNNNNNNNNNNNNNNNNNNNNNNNNNNNNNNNNNNNNNNNNNNNNNNNNNNNNNNNNNNNNNNNNNNNNNNNNNNNNNNNNNNNNNNNNNNNNNNNNNNNNNNNNNNNNNNNNNNNNNNNNNNNNNNNNNNNNNNNNNNNNNNNNNNNNNNNNNNNNNNNNNNNNNNNNNNNNNNNNNNNNNNNNNNNNNNNNNNNNNNNNNNNNNNN
Proteins encoded in this window:
- the LOC106337475 gene encoding uncharacterized protein LOC106337475, which produces MEPACLVDDAEFWLPTEFLTDDFLVEKENKESVFPYEPSHGDEESFLAGLSRKMVQSTLEDDDAMAWDMTRCGGGYSCQARVSSQAAAWDMYCAATEELAMMSLTGYNNHHSGRGPLDHPGKHPLAAAKISNHGSGFYSRQSLQYQKLQAIQFQQLKEQQLMKYNRQLAQQRVNNHIKSSGHMDLSPSAWCTQPQRRAVSLGDRTGKRGSTGTGVFLPRSPVTAQTRKKPTLGTVLVPARVAHVLNLNESVVHQTPVRSSASFNDASWRQRSNNGGYSSQMMIEQTVNEPRLPSDWAY